A genome region from Clostridium sp. JN-9 includes the following:
- a CDS encoding FtsH/Yme1/Tma family ATP-dependent metallopeptidase: MNKIKKKYIYVPIVTAILSLLMLLILNFTSSAHKYKSYSDFIKDLSINKVSTVYITASPKITVKLKDGTQYESDNPRADNFKEDLLKKNVQVLEQGPANLKEIVPIIFLITSLAAIGVMAFKSSSISSRRMNSVDAMDANAMENVKYNFSSVAGNEEAKESVKDIVDFLSNPEKYTSYGARMPKGIILYGEPGTGKTLLAKAVAGEAGVPFYAVSGSDFVQVYVGVGASRIRQLFKKAKSHGKAVIFIDEIDAIGKKRDASRTGGSDERDQTLNALLTEMSGFNEKEGIVVIAATNRLDMLDSALLRPGRFDRHIEIMLPDIDAREKILSLHLKNKPVRNICINDWAHKTAYFSGAKIESFVNEAAILACKENSKFIEEKHMDTAFSIILAGYEKKNRSYIKDSDRNITAFHEAGHALVSMKVLPNEKVSKVTIIPSTKGAGGYTLSIPESRMYQHKEYLKNRIMVLLGGRASEEIMFGSDHITTGAHNDLKQSTKIALSMVAEYGMGDSLGLLNINELANLNISENKIVEECRNLVDKLYEDTKNILLDNKDKLINISDKLVEKETLYSEELTKMVLS, translated from the coding sequence ATGAACAAGATAAAGAAAAAGTATATATATGTTCCAATTGTAACTGCCATACTATCATTGCTTATGCTTTTAATATTGAATTTTACTTCTTCAGCACATAAATATAAGTCTTATTCTGACTTTATTAAGGATCTTTCTATTAATAAAGTCAGTACAGTTTATATTACTGCTTCTCCTAAAATTACAGTTAAGTTAAAGGACGGCACCCAATATGAAAGTGATAATCCACGGGCAGACAATTTTAAAGAAGATCTGCTGAAGAAAAATGTACAAGTTCTTGAACAGGGTCCTGCTAATCTTAAAGAGATAGTTCCAATTATCTTTTTAATTACTTCTTTAGCTGCAATTGGCGTTATGGCTTTTAAAAGTTCCAGCATATCATCCAGAAGAATGAATTCTGTTGATGCTATGGATGCAAACGCAATGGAAAATGTAAAATATAATTTCTCAAGTGTAGCAGGCAACGAAGAAGCTAAGGAAAGTGTTAAAGATATTGTAGACTTTCTCAGCAATCCTGAAAAGTACACTTCCTATGGCGCCAGAATGCCTAAGGGAATAATACTTTACGGGGAGCCTGGTACAGGGAAAACCTTACTTGCAAAAGCAGTGGCAGGAGAAGCAGGCGTACCCTTCTATGCTGTGTCAGGTTCTGATTTCGTACAGGTATATGTAGGGGTAGGAGCAAGCCGTATAAGACAGTTATTTAAAAAGGCAAAAAGCCACGGCAAAGCAGTTATCTTTATTGATGAAATCGATGCTATAGGTAAAAAAAGAGATGCATCTCGAACTGGCGGATCTGACGAAAGAGATCAGACTCTTAATGCATTATTAACAGAAATGTCAGGATTTAATGAAAAAGAAGGAATTGTAGTTATTGCTGCAACAAACAGGCTGGATATGCTGGACTCAGCTTTGCTTAGACCAGGCAGATTCGACAGACATATAGAAATTATGCTTCCTGACATAGATGCAAGGGAGAAAATACTATCACTGCATTTAAAAAATAAACCTGTGAGGAATATATGTATAAATGACTGGGCTCATAAAACAGCTTATTTTTCAGGAGCAAAAATTGAAAGTTTCGTAAATGAGGCTGCTATACTTGCATGTAAGGAAAATAGTAAATTCATAGAAGAAAAACATATGGATACAGCATTTTCCATAATACTTGCAGGATATGAAAAGAAGAATAGAAGCTATATAAAAGATTCAGACAGAAATATTACTGCTTTTCATGAGGCAGGACATGCATTGGTATCTATGAAGGTACTTCCCAATGAAAAAGTATCAAAAGTTACCATAATTCCAAGTACAAAAGGCGCAGGAGGCTATACATTAAGTATTCCTGAAAGCAGAATGTATCAGCACAAAGAATATCTAAAAAACAGAATAATGGTATTACTTGGGGGAAGGGCTTCTGAAGAAATTATGTTTGGCAGTGACCATATAACTACTGGTGCTCATAATGATTTGAAGCAAAGTACAAAAATAGCATTAAGTATGGTAGCAGAATATGGTATGGGTGATAGTTTAGGCCTTCTGAATATTAATGAACTTGCAAATTTAAATATAAGTGAAAATAAAATTGTAGAAGAATGCAGAAATTTGGTGGACAAACTTTATGAAGACACCAAGAATATATTATTAGATAATAAGGATAAATTAATAAATATATCAGATAAGTTAGTTGAAAAAGAAACCTTATATTCGGAAGAACTTACAAAAATGGTTTTGTCATAG
- a CDS encoding rhomboid family intramembrane serine protease: protein MSQYHGYKIDELSSSNKNISSWCLVKEKGKCADLIVFSSKLIINDEAQWVIQQFRHKENYEGNINLSNIALLDQSKIKNKEELTDILSNNLGSINYVLLDYKQNVILKYNNELSDLEKELSTCILKIRENSNSKKINVTPVTLTLIIINVIMYLITVIISGPGHIINSDINVLIFLGAKVNSLIKDGEYYRLITSMFLHGGIIHLALNMYSLYIIGPLIEKLYGKIKFTLIYFIGGITASLFSYLFSPSVSIGASGAIFALLGAALVFGIKMRKNIGKEFLRSIFSVIVINLIIGFSIPNVDNFGHLGGLIGGTITSLLFKITKIKD from the coding sequence ATGAGTCAATACCATGGATATAAAATAGATGAATTAAGTTCTTCAAATAAGAATATAAGTTCATGGTGTTTAGTAAAAGAAAAAGGTAAATGTGCTGATTTAATAGTTTTTTCTTCAAAATTAATTATAAATGATGAAGCTCAATGGGTTATACAACAGTTTAGACATAAAGAAAATTATGAAGGCAATATCAATTTATCAAACATAGCATTATTAGATCAGAGTAAAATAAAGAATAAAGAAGAATTAACTGATATTTTGTCAAATAATTTAGGCAGCATTAATTATGTCCTTCTGGATTATAAACAAAATGTTATATTAAAATACAACAATGAATTGTCAGATCTGGAAAAAGAATTATCTACATGCATTTTAAAAATCAGAGAAAATTCAAATTCAAAGAAAATAAATGTTACGCCTGTTACTTTAACTCTTATAATTATTAATGTAATTATGTATTTGATTACAGTGATCATATCAGGTCCTGGACATATTATCAACAGTGATATTAATGTGCTGATATTTTTAGGTGCCAAGGTAAATTCCCTTATAAAAGATGGTGAATATTACAGACTTATAACAAGTATGTTCCTCCATGGGGGAATTATACATCTAGCCTTAAATATGTATTCCTTATATATTATAGGACCATTAATAGAAAAACTGTATGGTAAAATAAAATTCACTTTAATATATTTTATAGGAGGAATAACAGCATCGTTATTCAGCTATTTATTTTCTCCATCAGTATCCATTGGAGCATCAGGCGCAATCTTTGCATTACTTGGGGCAGCATTAGTATTTGGAATTAAAATGAGAAAAAATATAGGTAAAGAATTTTTAAGAAGCATTTTTTCCGTAATAGTTATCAACCTTATTATAGGATTTTCTATCCCCAATGTGGATAACTTTGGGCACTTAGGTGGACTAATTGGAGGAACTATTACAAGCCTTTTATTCAAAATAACAAAGATTAAAGATTAA